Proteins encoded together in one Panthera uncia isolate 11264 chromosome A2, Puncia_PCG_1.0, whole genome shotgun sequence window:
- the CCDC194 gene encoding coiled-coil domain-containing protein 194 → MAELGPEPGRAWRVLALCGAAVFLAAAAAGGALLAWNLASSASRGPRCPEAGANATAPPRDPAPEVEELRRQLAEATQRQEALARQLNQANRVRRELEEALRACEGRQSRLQTQLMTLKTEIEEAKAQGTQMGAENGALTEALARWEAAATESARRLDEAQQRARAAEAEGEACAAREAALRERAKALEAEMGPQRRVPHPRSRSGSRPRPSPRSRSRPRTSGGCRRPARRARG, encoded by the exons ATGGCCGAGCTGGGCCCAGAGCCGGGACGCGCCTGGCGGGTGCTAGCCCTGTGCGGGGCTGCGGTGTTCCTGGCGGCCGCGGCAGCCGGCGGGGCCCTGCTGGCCTGGAACCTGGCCTCCTCGGCCTCCCGGGGACCTCGCTGCCCGGAGGCAGGTGCCAACGCCACGGCGCCCCCCAGGGACCCGGCGCCAGAGGTCGAGGAGCTGCGGCGCCAGCTGGCAGAGGCTACCCAACGCCAGGAGGCCCTGGCCAGACAGCTGAACCAGGCCAACCGTGTCCGTCGGGAGCTGGAGGAGGCACTAAGGGCCTGTGAGGGCCGCCAG AGTCGGCTTCAGACCCAACTGATGACCCTGAAGACTGAGATCGAGGAGGCGAAGGCACAGGGGACCCAGATGGGGGCTGAGAACGGGGCGCTCACAG AAGCGCTGGCGCGCTGGGAGGCGGCGGCCACGGAGTCTGCGCGGCGGCTGGACGAGGCACAGCAGCGCGCACGCGCGGCCGAGGCCGAGGGCGAAGCTTGCGCGGCCCGGGAGGCGGCGCTGCGCGAACGCGC TAAAGCCCTGGAAGCCGAGATGGGCCCCCAGCGCAGAGTGCCGCACCCCCGATCCCGCTCCGGGTCCCGACCGCGACCCAGCCCCCGCTCACGTTCTCGCCCAAGAACTTCGGGGGGCTGCCGGCGGCCGGCGCGGCGCGCTCGAGGGTGA